From the Vespa velutina chromosome 16, iVesVel2.1, whole genome shotgun sequence genome, one window contains:
- the LOC124954871 gene encoding heterogeneous nuclear ribonucleoprotein L-like yields MGLKTTLIYIKYSNCLPISMRYMQYISYRDNTNYWSIILIYLREYRTGNGNGRSQTQKQKQNNNRNNNNNSNNNNNNNNNNNNNNILTPDDIDRAVNEIFVFFPGSTAHKNDATGNGRPAPLLAEPRYGAAPQPYGSTPQVTFPPGAGHDRYEESFNGPATYAEPYVERYGIKSDFSGREPLHPTPPRPGYVPTLGQTPPSSTQGSVMMVYGLQPDKVNTDKLFNLFCLYGNVTKVKFLKTKEGCAMIQMGDSIAVERCLQNLNNVTIGTDGRLQLGFSKQAFLSDVTNPYILPDKTASFKDFTGSKNNRFLNPAMANKNRIQPPSKIVHFFNTPPDLTEETVNRVFVERGIEAPTTVKLLVTNATFNAI; encoded by the exons ATGGG ATTGAAAACAactcttatttatattaaatattcaaattgttTACCTATCTCCATgaga TATAtgcaatatatttcatataggGATAACACAAATTATTGGtcaattattttgatttatttgagAG AATACAGAACCGGAAACGGGAACGGCAGATCGCAGACCcagaaacagaaacaaaataacaacagaaacaataacaataacagcaacaacaacaacaacaacaacaacaacaataataataataatatcctcACACCGGATGATATCGATAGAGCCGtgaatgaaa ttttcgtcttttttccaGGATCGACCGCGCATAAGAACGATGCGACGGGTAACGGAAGACCGGCGCCCCTCTTGGCGGAACCCAGATACGGTGCCGCGCCCCAACCATACG GATCCACACCACAGGTGACTTTCCCACCCGGTGCCGGCCACGATCGTTACGAGGAAAGCTTCAATGGACCAGCAACATATGCGGAACCATACGTTGAACGTTATGGCATTAAAAGTGATTTCAGTGGTCGAGAGCCATTACATCCTACGCCACCTCGACCTGGTTATGTACCCACTTTAGGACAAACCCCACCATCTAGTACCCAAGGATCCGTAATGATGGTGTATGGTTTACAACCGGACAAAGTCAACACCGATaaacttttcaatttattctgCCTCTATGGAAACGTAACGAAG GTAAAATTTTTGAAGACGAAAGAGGGATGCGCCATGATACAAATGGGCGACAGTATAGCCGTAGAAAGGTGTTTACAAAATTTGAACAACGTTACGATTGGTACGGACGGTAGGCTGCAGCTAGGATTTTCTAAACAGGCTTTTCTATCGGACGTAACAAACCCTTACATATTGCCGGACAAAACGGCTAGCTTCAAAGATTTTACAGGGAGCAAAAACAAcag GTTTTTAAACCCAGCTATGGCCAATAAGAACAGAATACAGCCGCCATCGAAGATAGTCCACTTTTTCAACACGCCCCCAGATTTGACGGAGGAAACTGTCAATCGTGTATTCGTTGAGCGCGGTATTGAGGCACCAACGACAGTGAAATT atTAGTAACTAATGCAACATTTAATgcaatataa